The following are encoded together in the Pan troglodytes isolate AG18354 chromosome 6, NHGRI_mPanTro3-v2.0_pri, whole genome shotgun sequence genome:
- the NCF1 gene encoding neutrophil cytosol factor 1: MGDTFIRHIALLGFEKRFVPSQHYVYMFLVKWQDLSEKVVYRRFTEIYEFHKTLKEMFPIEAGAINPENRIIPHLPAPKWFDGQRAAENRQGTLTEYCSTLMSLPTKISRCPHLLDFFKVRPDDLKLPTDNQTKKPETYLMPKDGKSTATDITGPIILQTYRAIADYEKTSGSEMALSTGDVVEVVEKSESGWWFCQMKAKRGWIPASFLEPLDSPDETEDPEPNYAGEPYVAIKAYTAVEGDEVSLLEGEAVEVIHKLLDGWWVIRKDDVTGYFPSMYLQKSGQDVSQAQRQIKRGAPPRRSSIRNAHSIHQRSRKRLSQDAYRRNSVRFLQQRRRQARPGPQSPGSPLEEERQTQRSKPQPAVPPRPSADLILNRCSESTKRKLASAV; the protein is encoded by the exons ATGGGGGACACCTTCATCCGTCACATCGCCTTGCTGGGCTTTGAGAAGCGCTTCGTACCCAGCCAGCACTAT GTGTACATGTTCCTGGTGAAATGGCAGGACCTGTCGGAGAAGGTGGTCTACCGGCGCTTCACTGAGATCTACGAGTTCCAT AAAACCTTAAAAGAAATGTTCCCTATTGAGGCAGGGGCGATCAATCCAGAGAACAGGAtcatcccccacctcccag CTCCCAAGTGGTTTGACGGGCAGCGGGCCGCCGAGAACCGCCAGGGCACACTTACCGAGTACTGCAGCACGCTCATGAGCCTGCCCACCAAGATCTCCCGCTGTCCCCACCTCCTCGACTTCTTCAAGGTGCGCCCTGATGACCTCAAGCTCCCCACGGACAACCA GACAAAAAAGCCAGAGACATACTTGATGCCCAAAGATGGCAAGAGTACCGCAACAG ACATCACCGGCCCCATCATCCTGCAGACGTACCGCGCCATTGCCGACTACGAGAAGACCTCGGGCTCCGAGATGGCTCTGTCCACGGGGGACGTGGTGGAGGTCGTGGAGAAGAGCGAGAGCG GTTGGTGGTTCTGTCAGATGAAAGCAAAGCGAGGCTGGATCCCAGCGTCCTTCCTCGAGCCCCTGGACAGTCCTGACGAGACGGAAGACCCTGAGCCCAACTATGCAG GTGAGCCATACGTTGCCATCAAGGCCTACACTGCTGTGGAGGGGGACGAGGTGTCCCTGCTCGAGGGTGAAGCTGTTGAGGTCATTCACAAGCTCCTGGACGGCTGGTGGGTCATCAG GAAAGACGACGTCACAGGCTACTTCCCGTCCATGTACCTGCAAAAGTCGGGGCAAGACGTGTCCCAGGCCCAACGCCAGATCAAGCGGGGGGCGCCGCCCCGCAG GTCGTCCATCCGCAACGCGCACAGCATCCACCAGCGGTCGCGGAAGCGCCTCAGCCAGGACGCCTATCGCCGCAACAGCGTCCGTTTTCTGCAGCAGCGACGCCGCCAGGCGCGGCCGGGACCGCAGAGCCCCGGGAGCCCGCTCG AGGAGGAGCGGCAGACGCAGCGCTCTAAACCGCAGCCGGCGGTGCCCCCGCGGCCGAGCGCCGACCTCATCCTGAACCGCTGCAGCGAGAGCACCAAGCGGAAGCTGGCGTCTGCCGTCTGA